Proteins co-encoded in one Alphaproteobacteria bacterium PA2 genomic window:
- the mfd gene encoding transcription-repair coupling factor, giving the protein MAAEDVRGVTAADMRRVTQDPGRLDLAGAPEGYDALVMADIIKARGGLSLFVARDGSRLSAFVDAMSFFSPGLEIITFPSWDCLPYDRIGPSAGVAAQRMTTLARLGQGISGSRPTLLVTTIPAIIQRAPPISSVRDATWSARVGHVVEISVLERYFAINGYQRASTVSERGEFAIRGGVIDVFPPNAEEPVRLDLFGDTLESIRGFDPETQRSTRQLKDVTLLPVSEALLDAESISRFRRGYVEAFGAPGGDPLYETVTGGGRRAGMEHWLPLFYGEMATLFDYLPPDTLIALDHLAGEARDERMAMIIDAHDARSQADRKVHYHPLPPEALYLTDAEWAQALAVRATRRFSGFQTAGGDNVMDLGARLGRTFVAERQQDSVNLFQATADHANRLAASGKRVLFASWSEGSSERLGVMLADHGLEGVAYAPYWDAAKAANPKRPQRVVLPLEAGFETDNLAVISETDILGDRLARPRRKRRASNFLAEASSLTQGDLVVHIDHGIGRYAGLKTLEVQGAPHDCLELHYGGEAKLYLPVENIDLLTRYGAEGDGVQLDRLGGAAWQARKAKAKARLRDMAEGLIRIAAERAMKSTDPVDPPHGVFDEFCARFPYEETDDQLAAIGDILEDLTSGKPMDRLICGDVGFGKTEVALRAAFVAAMSGMQVAIVAPTTLLARQHYKTFTERFQGWPIKIGRLSRMVPAKEAAETRENLKKGEIEVVVGTHAVLSKQVEFHNLGLVIVDEEQHFGVKHKEKLKELRADVHMLTLTATPIPRTLQMALSGIREMSIIATPPVDRLAVRTYITPFDPIVIREALLREKYRGGQAYYVVPRISDLTDLEKFLREQVPEVRFVVGHGQMAPTQLEEVMTAFYDGQYDVLLSTTIVESGLDIPTANTLIIHRADMFGLAQLYQLRGRVGRAKARAYAYMTTPAEKQITLSAERRLKVLQSLDSLGAGFQLASHDLDQRGGGNLLGEEQSGHIREIGVELYQQMLEDAVAELQERIGKEGLTSDRGWSPQINTGAAVLIPEAYVPDLNVRLALYRRLSDAEKSGDREALAAELIDRFGPLPAEAAQLLKVVAIKGLCREANVAKIDVGPKGAVVTFRNDTFKDPLALVQFVQKNQVAWRIRPDQKVVVKGEWETPVQRLNAAEKVLAELARLAG; this is encoded by the coding sequence ATGGCGGCTGAGGACGTCCGCGGCGTCACTGCAGCGGACATGCGTCGGGTCACCCAGGATCCGGGGCGGCTTGATCTTGCCGGGGCGCCGGAAGGCTATGACGCCCTGGTCATGGCGGATATCATAAAGGCCCGTGGTGGCCTGAGCCTGTTCGTCGCCCGGGACGGATCGCGGCTGTCGGCCTTTGTCGACGCCATGAGCTTCTTCTCCCCAGGCCTTGAGATCATTACGTTTCCTTCCTGGGATTGTCTGCCCTACGACCGCATAGGTCCGTCGGCTGGAGTCGCGGCCCAACGCATGACGACCCTGGCGCGGCTGGGGCAGGGAATTTCAGGCTCCAGACCTACCCTGCTGGTGACCACCATCCCGGCCATTATCCAGCGCGCGCCTCCCATCAGTTCGGTCCGGGACGCCACATGGTCGGCCAGGGTTGGGCACGTGGTCGAGATTTCCGTCCTGGAGCGCTACTTCGCCATCAATGGCTATCAGCGGGCGTCGACGGTCTCGGAACGGGGCGAGTTCGCCATCCGCGGCGGCGTCATCGATGTCTTCCCGCCGAATGCAGAAGAGCCGGTCCGTCTGGACCTGTTTGGCGACACCCTTGAATCCATCCGGGGTTTCGATCCAGAAACCCAGCGGTCCACCAGGCAGTTGAAGGATGTGACGCTGCTGCCGGTCAGCGAGGCCCTTCTGGATGCTGAGTCCATTTCCCGATTCCGCCGGGGATATGTGGAGGCGTTTGGCGCGCCGGGCGGAGATCCACTCTATGAAACCGTCACCGGGGGCGGTCGTCGGGCAGGGATGGAACACTGGCTGCCCCTGTTCTACGGGGAAATGGCGACCCTTTTCGACTATCTGCCGCCGGACACCCTGATCGCTCTGGACCACCTGGCCGGCGAGGCCCGGGATGAGCGCATGGCGATGATCATCGACGCCCATGACGCCCGGTCCCAGGCCGACCGCAAGGTTCACTATCATCCCCTTCCGCCGGAAGCCCTTTACCTGACAGACGCTGAATGGGCCCAGGCCCTGGCTGTGCGGGCGACCCGGCGCTTTTCCGGTTTCCAGACCGCCGGCGGCGACAATGTCATGGACCTGGGCGCCCGCCTTGGCCGGACCTTTGTGGCCGAACGCCAGCAGGACTCGGTGAATCTTTTCCAGGCCACGGCGGATCACGCCAACCGGTTGGCGGCGTCCGGCAAGCGGGTGCTGTTTGCGTCCTGGTCAGAGGGCTCTTCCGAGCGACTGGGCGTCATGCTGGCTGATCATGGCCTGGAAGGCGTCGCCTATGCGCCTTACTGGGACGCCGCCAAGGCCGCGAACCCGAAGCGACCCCAGCGGGTTGTCCTGCCCCTGGAGGCCGGCTTCGAAACCGACAATCTGGCGGTTATTTCCGAGACCGACATCCTCGGCGACCGACTGGCCAGACCCCGCCGCAAGCGCAGGGCCTCCAACTTCCTGGCGGAAGCCTCGTCACTGACCCAGGGTGATCTGGTCGTCCACATTGACCATGGCATTGGCCGCTATGCGGGCCTGAAAACCCTTGAGGTGCAAGGGGCGCCGCACGACTGCCTGGAATTACACTACGGCGGTGAGGCGAAATTATACCTGCCGGTTGAGAACATTGACCTGCTGACCCGCTATGGCGCAGAGGGCGATGGCGTCCAGCTGGATCGCCTGGGCGGCGCGGCCTGGCAGGCCCGAAAGGCCAAGGCCAAGGCTCGCTTGCGCGACATGGCCGAGGGCCTGATCCGCATAGCCGCCGAGCGGGCCATGAAGTCGACAGATCCCGTGGATCCGCCTCATGGGGTCTTCGACGAATTCTGTGCGCGCTTCCCCTATGAGGAAACCGACGACCAGCTCGCAGCCATTGGCGACATCCTGGAGGATCTGACCTCCGGCAAGCCGATGGACCGGCTGATCTGTGGCGATGTGGGCTTTGGCAAGACGGAGGTCGCCCTGCGCGCCGCCTTCGTTGCGGCCATGAGCGGCATGCAGGTCGCCATTGTCGCGCCGACGACACTGCTGGCCCGCCAGCATTACAAGACCTTCACCGAACGCTTCCAGGGCTGGCCCATCAAGATCGGACGGCTTTCGCGGATGGTTCCCGCTAAGGAAGCCGCCGAGACCCGCGAGAACCTCAAGAAGGGGGAGATCGAGGTTGTGGTCGGCACCCATGCCGTCCTGTCCAAACAGGTGGAATTCCACAACCTCGGCCTGGTTATTGTCGACGAGGAGCAGCACTTCGGGGTCAAGCACAAGGAGAAGCTGAAAGAGCTTCGCGCCGACGTGCACATGCTGACCCTGACGGCGACGCCCATCCCGCGGACACTGCAGATGGCGCTGTCTGGCATTCGGGAAATGTCGATCATCGCCACGCCCCCGGTGGATCGCCTGGCTGTGCGGACCTACATCACGCCCTTTGATCCCATCGTCATCCGTGAAGCCCTGCTGCGGGAGAAGTACCGCGGCGGCCAGGCCTATTATGTGGTGCCGCGGATCTCGGACCTCACCGATCTGGAGAAATTCCTGCGCGAGCAGGTGCCGGAAGTCCGGTTTGTGGTCGGCCATGGCCAGATGGCTCCGACCCAGCTGGAAGAGGTCATGACCGCCTTCTATGACGGCCAGTACGATGTCCTGCTCTCCACCACCATTGTGGAAAGTGGGCTGGACATTCCAACCGCCAACACCCTGATCATCCACCGCGCCGACATGTTTGGTCTGGCCCAGCTGTATCAGCTGCGCGGTCGGGTCGGCCGGGCCAAGGCCAGGGCTTATGCCTACATGACCACGCCGGCCGAAAAGCAGATCACCCTGTCGGCGGAGCGCCGCCTGAAGGTCCTGCAGTCCCTGGACAGTCTGGGCGCAGGGTTCCAGCTGGCCAGTCACGACCTTGACCAGCGGGGCGGTGGCAACCTGCTGGGCGAGGAGCAGTCGGGACATATCCGCGAGATCGGCGTCGAGCTCTATCAACAGATGCTCGAGGATGCTGTGGCCGAACTGCAGGAGCGGATCGGCAAGGAAGGGCTGACCTCTGATCGCGGATGGTCGCCCCAGATCAACACCGGGGCCGCGGTGCTCATCCCTGAGGCCTATGTGCCCGACCTCAATGTCCGGCTGGCCCTCTATCGCCGCCTGTCAGACGCCGAGAAGTCCGGAGACCGCGAAGCCCTGGCCGCGGAACTCATTGACCGGTTCGGTCCGCTACCAGCGGAAGCGGCCCAGTTGCTGAAGGTCGTCGCCATCAAGGGCCTGTGCCGCGAAGCCAATGTCGCCAAGATCGATGTCGGTCCCAAGGGTGCAGTGGTCACCTTCCGCAATGACACCTTCAAGGATCCGCTGGCCCTGGTCCAGTTCGTCCAGAAGAACCAGGTGGCCTGGCGCATCCGTCCCGACCAGAAGGTGGTCGTGAAGGGCGAGTGGGAAACGCCTGTGCAGCGGCTCAATGCGGCTGAAAAGGTCCTTGCGGAACTGGCCCGCCTCGCTGGCTGA
- a CDS encoding succinate dehydrogenase assembly factor 2: MLNNLETRRKRLKFRAWRRGFREADLILGPFVDLHAQDFDAVQLDELEALLEFPDQDLYEWIVEKTVEPPEASGEILQQIRAFRDQVYMNLGEDHGG, from the coding sequence ATGTTGAACAATCTCGAGACACGACGAAAGCGATTGAAGTTCCGGGCCTGGCGCCGGGGCTTCCGGGAAGCGGACCTCATACTGGGGCCGTTCGTGGATCTCCATGCCCAGGATTTCGACGCCGTCCAGCTGGACGAGCTTGAGGCCCTGCTGGAGTTTCCCGATCAGGATCTCTACGAGTGGATTGTGGAAAAGACGGTTGAGCCGCCTGAGGCCAGCGGTGAAATCCTTCAGCAAATCCGTGCTTTCCGCGATCAGGTTTACATGAACCTTGGCGAAGATCATGGCGGCTGA
- a CDS encoding ATP-dependent DNA helicase RecG — MRPPVLFPLYAPVATLKGVGARIAPLLEKLAGPIVRDVLFLKPHSLIRRRRTTVVEAIEGEVETLLVEIDAYVRPRSAQQPWRIKAYDGSGTIDLVFFGAYAGQLEAKHPVGSQRWVSGKIERYGLTLQMSHPDYMVAADKVGDIPDIETVYPATAGLPARTVRKFVQESLSKAPDLPEWLDPAWKAREALPGWREALTQLHTPRSENDLTEQTPHARRLAYDELLAHQLAMAQRKAARRRSPSAKITASALADRVEAALPFRLTGAQIRALSELRGDLQSGERMSRLLQGDVGSGKTVVSMLALADVAAGGGQSAMMAPTEILARQHYETLAAPLAAQGIKAVLLTGRDKGSGRNDKLADLASGAAQVAVGTHALFQTDVVFHNLQLAVVDEQHRFGVAERQRLQAKGEAVHLLAMSATPIPRTLELTLYGDLDVSRIDEKPPGRTPVVTRAVPMTRVGEVEGRLRQVVQEGAQAFWICPLVSDSELVDLKAAETRAAELRAQIGSGVGLVHGKMSGPDKDAVMADFADGKIQVLVATTVVEVGVNVPNATIMVIEQAERFGLAQLHQLRGRVGRGRRESACILLYDPPLSETAQKRLDILRRTDDGFRIAETDLELRGGGDSLGLKQSGFPAYVFANPIAHRDLILTAGDDARLILARDPDLSSQRGQALQILQELFDWRPGTVLKDAG; from the coding sequence ATGCGCCCGCCCGTCCTGTTTCCGCTTTATGCGCCGGTCGCCACATTGAAGGGCGTCGGCGCCCGAATAGCGCCCCTGCTGGAGAAACTGGCGGGGCCGATCGTCCGCGACGTCCTGTTCCTGAAGCCGCACAGCCTGATCCGGCGGCGCCGGACAACTGTGGTCGAGGCGATCGAGGGCGAAGTCGAAACCCTGCTGGTCGAGATCGACGCCTATGTCCGCCCCCGCAGCGCGCAGCAGCCCTGGCGGATCAAGGCCTATGACGGCAGCGGAACGATCGACCTGGTCTTCTTCGGCGCCTATGCCGGTCAGCTGGAGGCGAAACACCCGGTCGGATCCCAGCGCTGGGTCTCCGGCAAGATCGAGCGCTATGGCCTGACCCTGCAGATGTCCCATCCGGATTACATGGTTGCCGCGGACAAGGTCGGCGACATACCCGACATCGAGACTGTCTATCCCGCGACAGCAGGCCTTCCGGCCAGGACTGTCCGGAAATTCGTGCAGGAAAGCCTCAGCAAGGCCCCTGACCTCCCTGAGTGGCTCGATCCCGCATGGAAGGCCCGGGAGGCCTTGCCGGGCTGGAGAGAGGCCCTGACGCAGCTCCATACGCCGAGGTCCGAGAATGACCTCACCGAACAGACACCCCATGCGCGCCGACTGGCCTATGACGAACTTCTGGCGCACCAGCTGGCCATGGCCCAGCGCAAGGCTGCGCGGCGGCGATCTCCCTCAGCAAAAATCACGGCAAGCGCCCTGGCCGACAGGGTCGAGGCCGCCCTGCCCTTCCGCCTGACGGGGGCGCAGATCCGGGCGCTTTCGGAATTACGTGGAGACCTGCAATCCGGGGAAAGGATGAGCCGCCTGCTGCAGGGGGATGTGGGATCAGGCAAGACCGTGGTCTCCATGCTGGCCCTGGCCGATGTCGCCGCTGGCGGCGGTCAGTCAGCCATGATGGCGCCGACGGAGATCCTGGCCCGGCAACACTATGAAACCCTGGCCGCCCCCCTTGCGGCGCAGGGGATCAAGGCCGTCCTCCTGACCGGGCGGGACAAGGGCTCGGGGCGCAATGACAAGCTCGCCGATCTGGCCTCCGGGGCCGCCCAGGTCGCCGTTGGCACCCACGCCCTTTTCCAGACTGACGTGGTCTTTCATAACTTACAGCTGGCTGTGGTGGACGAACAGCACCGGTTCGGCGTGGCGGAACGCCAGAGGCTTCAGGCAAAGGGCGAAGCGGTACACCTCCTGGCCATGTCGGCGACCCCTATTCCCCGCACCCTCGAGCTGACCCTCTATGGCGATCTTGATGTGAGCCGGATCGATGAAAAGCCTCCGGGTCGGACTCCGGTCGTCACCCGCGCCGTGCCCATGACACGGGTTGGCGAAGTGGAAGGCCGCCTGCGTCAGGTGGTCCAGGAGGGGGCCCAGGCCTTCTGGATCTGCCCTCTGGTCTCGGATTCAGAGCTGGTGGACCTGAAGGCGGCTGAGACCCGGGCGGCGGAGCTGCGGGCCCAGATCGGGTCTGGGGTTGGCCTTGTACACGGCAAGATGTCGGGCCCTGACAAGGACGCCGTCATGGCCGATTTCGCCGATGGAAAGATCCAGGTTCTGGTGGCCACAACCGTGGTCGAGGTCGGGGTCAACGTCCCCAACGCCACCATCATGGTCATTGAACAGGCCGAGCGGTTCGGCCTGGCCCAGCTGCACCAACTCAGGGGCCGGGTTGGCCGGGGCCGTCGGGAAAGCGCCTGCATCCTGCTCTATGATCCGCCACTTTCAGAAACGGCACAGAAGCGTCTCGATATTTTGAGGCGAACAGATGATGGGTTCAGGATTGCCGAGACCGATCTTGAATTGCGTGGCGGCGGAGACTCCCTGGGCCTGAAACAGTCCGGATTTCCGGCCTACGTCTTCGCCAACCCCATCGCCCACAGGGACCTGATCCTGACGGCTGGTGACGATGCAAGATTGATCCTGGCGCGGGACCCCGACCTTTCAAGCCAGCGGGGCCAGGCCCTGCAGATCCTGCAGGAACTATTCGACTGGCGACCCGGAACCGTCCTCAAGGACGCGGGATAG
- the rfaD gene encoding ADP-glyceromanno-heptose 6-epimerase, with translation MSRRIIFVTGGAGFIGSNIVAKLAQDPSLDVVVCDWLHEAELGKWRNIAKHPIGDFVAPENMFAWLEQRWRDVELVIHMGAVSSTMEPDADKIIHSNFTLSRDLFRWCADRQRRMIYASSAATYGDGALGFEDRDDLDSLAALRPLNPYGWSKALFDHFAARQASRGYAPPQWVGLKFFNVYGPNEEHKGSMKSVAAQIWPKVQGGESVQLFESHREGIAHGGQERDFVYVRDVADVVAWLGASPHVNGVFNLGSGKARTFADLATSVFQAAGRPPKIEYTPMPEAIRDKYQYFTQASMNRLAEAGYNQPFTALEDGVKDYVQNYLATDDPYR, from the coding sequence ATGAGCCGGCGCATCATCTTCGTTACAGGCGGCGCCGGATTCATCGGCTCGAACATTGTCGCCAAGCTGGCCCAGGATCCGTCCCTGGACGTGGTGGTCTGTGACTGGCTTCACGAGGCTGAGTTGGGCAAGTGGCGGAATATCGCCAAGCACCCGATCGGCGACTTTGTGGCGCCGGAGAACATGTTCGCCTGGCTGGAGCAACGCTGGCGCGACGTGGAGCTGGTCATCCACATGGGGGCAGTGTCCTCCACCATGGAGCCGGACGCCGACAAGATCATCCATTCAAACTTCACCCTCAGCCGGGACCTGTTCCGCTGGTGCGCTGACCGCCAGAGAAGGATGATCTACGCCTCATCGGCGGCCACCTATGGCGACGGCGCCCTGGGTTTTGAAGACAGGGACGATCTGGACTCCCTGGCCGCCCTGCGCCCGCTCAATCCCTATGGCTGGTCAAAGGCCCTGTTTGATCATTTTGCAGCCCGCCAGGCCTCCCGTGGCTATGCGCCGCCTCAGTGGGTGGGCCTGAAGTTCTTCAACGTCTACGGACCCAATGAGGAGCACAAGGGATCCATGAAGTCCGTCGCCGCCCAGATATGGCCGAAGGTCCAGGGTGGTGAATCCGTCCAGCTGTTCGAGTCGCACCGTGAGGGCATTGCCCATGGCGGCCAGGAGCGCGACTTTGTCTATGTCCGGGACGTGGCCGATGTGGTCGCCTGGCTGGGCGCATCACCCCATGTGAACGGGGTTTTCAATCTGGGCTCGGGCAAGGCGCGCACCTTTGCTGATCTGGCGACCTCGGTCTTTCAGGCTGCAGGGCGCCCGCCGAAGATCGAGTACACGCCCATGCCTGAGGCCATCCGGGACAAGTATCAGTACTTCACCCAGGCCAGCATGAACCGACTGGCTGAGGCGGGTTACAACCAGCCCTTCACGGCTCTGGAAGACGGTGTGAAGGACTACGTGCAGAACTACCTCGCGACTGACGATCCCTATCGCTGA
- the rfaE2 gene encoding D-glycero-beta-D-manno-heptose 1-phosphate adenylyltransferase, producing MDFTVLQKLLETLRGVRVVCVGDIMVDRFVYGDVHRVSPEAPIPVLARTRELVMLGASGNVARNVAALGGDVALVGMVGGDAEGHEAMRLIGGETGIEGFLVTDPSRPTTLKTRFVSGNQQLLRVDLEESHLAEGDVAQRLVRTVKDVAEGAGVIIISDYGKGVVTDAVISACREAAAMVIVDSKARSFLRYGPVDIIKPNAAELAYATGMPTGTNDEIQAALEHALTLCEAKAILVTRAAKGISLGVRGKPVQHFPGVPREVFDASGAGDTTIAALGLALAAKATMEDAITFAMLASGVAVGKVGTATVTPDEMIEASLSAHMASAEVKIATPQRMAEEVARWRARGQRVGFTNGCFDILHRGHVAYLNQARTWCDRLIVGLNSDRSVKALKGEGRPVNDLESRALVLAGLGCVDLVVPFDEDTPLKLIEASRPDILIKGADYAESEVVGGAEVKSWGGEVRLAEIVEGYSTTAAIARMTEGGKS from the coding sequence ATGGATTTTACAGTCCTCCAGAAGCTGCTCGAAACCCTCAGAGGGGTTCGGGTCGTCTGCGTAGGCGACATCATGGTCGACCGTTTCGTCTATGGCGACGTCCATCGCGTCTCGCCTGAAGCGCCGATCCCGGTTCTGGCGCGCACCCGCGAACTGGTCATGCTGGGCGCATCCGGCAACGTCGCGCGCAATGTCGCCGCCCTTGGGGGGGATGTAGCCCTTGTGGGTATGGTCGGCGGCGACGCCGAGGGTCATGAAGCCATGCGTCTGATCGGCGGCGAGACCGGCATAGAGGGCTTTCTGGTCACCGACCCCTCCCGCCCGACGACCCTGAAAACCCGCTTCGTCTCCGGCAACCAGCAACTCCTGCGGGTTGATCTGGAAGAAAGCCATCTTGCCGAGGGCGATGTGGCCCAAAGGCTTGTGCGCACAGTGAAGGATGTGGCCGAAGGCGCCGGCGTCATCATCATCTCCGACTATGGCAAGGGCGTCGTAACCGACGCGGTGATTTCTGCCTGTCGTGAGGCTGCGGCCATGGTCATTGTCGACTCCAAGGCCCGCAGTTTCTTGCGCTACGGTCCCGTGGACATCATCAAGCCCAACGCCGCCGAACTGGCCTACGCCACGGGCATGCCTACCGGGACCAATGATGAAATCCAGGCCGCCCTTGAGCATGCCCTGACCCTTTGCGAGGCCAAGGCCATTCTGGTCACCCGGGCCGCCAAAGGCATCTCCCTGGGTGTTCGCGGAAAGCCGGTCCAGCATTTCCCCGGCGTACCGCGAGAGGTCTTTGACGCCTCCGGAGCAGGTGACACCACCATCGCGGCCCTGGGGCTGGCGCTGGCGGCCAAGGCCACCATGGAAGACGCCATCACCTTCGCCATGCTTGCCTCCGGTGTAGCCGTCGGCAAGGTCGGCACGGCCACGGTCACCCCCGACGAGATGATCGAAGCCTCCCTCTCGGCTCACATGGCTTCGGCAGAGGTCAAGATCGCCACTCCACAGCGCATGGCCGAAGAGGTCGCCCGCTGGAGGGCCAGGGGGCAAAGGGTCGGCTTTACAAACGGATGCTTTGACATCCTGCACCGCGGGCATGTGGCCTATCTCAATCAGGCGCGGACCTGGTGCGACAGGCTGATCGTGGGATTGAATTCAGATCGCTCTGTGAAGGCCCTTAAGGGCGAGGGCCGGCCGGTCAACGACCTAGAGAGCCGCGCCCTGGTGCTGGCAGGTCTTGGGTGTGTCGACCTTGTGGTGCCCTTCGATGAAGACACCCCCCTGAAGCTGATCGAGGCCTCACGGCCCGACATACTGATCAAGGGCGCCGACTATGCCGAAAGCGAGGTGGTCGGCGGCGCCGAGGTCAAGTCCTGGGGTGGAGAAGTCAGGCTGGCCGAGATCGTTGAAGGCTATTCCACAACGGCGGCCATCGCCCGGATGACCGAGGGCGGAAAGTCATGA
- a CDS encoding 3-deoxy-8-phosphooctulonate synthase, which produces MAALSLSKWNMSIGTGHPLMVIAGINVIEDLELARLTARTLKGVTADLGLPYVFKASFDKANRSSINSYRGPGLEKGLEVLRAVKAEFDLPICTDIHEIDQAEAVAGVADIVQIPAFLCRQTDLVVAAAKATRDAGGLLHVKKGQFLAPWDCRNILDKIKEAVGVDMTILCERGASFGYNNLVVDMLGIEEMQNLGAPVTMDATHAVQLPGANPKSNGASTGGRRSGVPILAKAAVAAGVDGIFLEFHPDPDRALCDGPSCLPLDSAKDLLKTLQAIHAVR; this is translated from the coding sequence ATGGCTGCCCTGAGCCTTTCGAAATGGAACATGTCCATCGGGACGGGCCATCCCTTGATGGTGATCGCCGGGATCAATGTCATTGAGGATCTTGAACTTGCTCGCCTGACAGCCCGGACCCTCAAGGGCGTAACGGCGGACCTCGGTCTGCCCTATGTTTTCAAAGCCAGCTTCGACAAGGCCAATCGATCCTCCATCAACAGCTATCGCGGTCCGGGGCTGGAAAAAGGTCTGGAAGTCCTGCGTGCGGTGAAGGCCGAGTTTGACCTGCCGATCTGCACTGACATTCACGAAATCGATCAGGCCGAGGCTGTGGCCGGTGTCGCCGACATCGTGCAGATCCCGGCCTTCCTCTGTCGCCAGACAGACCTGGTGGTCGCTGCGGCCAAGGCGACCCGTGATGCCGGCGGTCTGCTGCATGTGAAGAAGGGCCAGTTCCTGGCCCCCTGGGATTGCCGCAACATCCTGGACAAGATCAAGGAAGCGGTCGGGGTAGACATGACCATTCTCTGCGAGCGAGGCGCCTCCTTCGGTTACAACAACCTTGTGGTCGACATGCTGGGCATTGAGGAAATGCAGAACCTCGGTGCGCCGGTGACCATGGACGCAACCCACGCGGTGCAGTTGCCGGGCGCCAACCCCAAATCCAACGGCGCGTCCACAGGTGGGCGGCGCTCCGGGGTGCCAATTCTCGCCAAGGCCGCTGTGGCTGCGGGTGTTGACGGTATCTTCCTGGAATTCCACCCCGATCCGGATCGGGCGCTTTGTGACGGCCCCAGTTGCCTGCCCCTGGATTCGGCGAAGGACCTGCTCAAGACTTTGCAGGCCATCCATGCGGTGCGCTAA
- a CDS encoding cysteine synthase A: protein MTIARNVLEAIGSTPLIRLNHASEATGCEILGKAEFMNPGASVKDRAALYIVRDAEKRGLLRPGGRIVEGTAGNTGIGLAMVAKALGYKTTIVIPRTQSQEKKDAIRLLGADLVEVDALPYSNPDNYVRYSGRLAAELNEKEPGGAIWANQFDNVANRLAHVETTGPEIWDQTEGKVDGFICAVGSGGTLAGVAQALRARSPKVQIGLADPMGAALFHYYAHGELKSEGGSISEGIGQGRITANLEGLAIDRPYQIDDVEMLHAIYDLMEHEGLVMGGSTGVNVAGAIRLAKDLGPGHTIVTILCDQGARYQSKIFNPEFLRERGLPTPPWL from the coding sequence ATGACAATCGCTCGCAATGTCCTGGAGGCCATTGGCTCCACCCCGCTCATCCGTCTCAACCACGCCAGCGAGGCGACCGGTTGTGAGATACTGGGCAAGGCCGAGTTCATGAATCCCGGCGCCTCGGTCAAGGACCGCGCCGCCCTCTATATCGTCCGCGATGCCGAAAAGCGGGGCCTGCTGCGCCCGGGCGGCCGGATCGTGGAAGGCACCGCCGGGAATACCGGAATTGGCCTGGCCATGGTCGCCAAGGCCCTTGGCTACAAGACCACCATCGTCATTCCCCGCACCCAGAGCCAGGAGAAGAAGGACGCCATCCGGCTTCTCGGAGCGGACCTGGTGGAGGTCGACGCCCTGCCCTACTCCAACCCTGACAACTATGTCCGGTATTCGGGGCGTCTCGCGGCAGAGTTGAACGAAAAGGAACCGGGGGGCGCCATCTGGGCGAACCAGTTCGACAATGTCGCAAACAGACTGGCCCATGTGGAGACCACAGGCCCCGAGATCTGGGATCAGACCGAGGGTAAGGTTGACGGCTTCATCTGCGCTGTGGGGTCAGGCGGGACGCTGGCGGGGGTCGCCCAGGCGCTTCGCGCTCGCAGTCCAAAGGTTCAGATCGGCCTTGCAGACCCCATGGGGGCGGCGCTCTTCCACTACTACGCCCACGGCGAACTGAAGTCTGAAGGCGGCTCGATCAGCGAAGGTATCGGCCAGGGCAGGATCACCGCCAATCTGGAAGGTCTGGCGATCGACAGACCCTACCAGATCGACGACGTCGAAATGCTGCACGCCATATATGACCTCATGGAGCATGAAGGTCTGGTCATGGGCGGCTCCACCGGCGTGAATGTTGCCGGCGCCATCCGTCTGGCGAAGGATCTCGGTCCCGGCCACACCATTGTCACCATCCTCTGCGACCAGGGCGCCAGGTATCAGAGCAAGATCTTCAACCCCGAATTCCTGAGGGAGCGGGGTCTTCCCACCCCGCCATGGCTATGA